In a genomic window of Vigna angularis cultivar LongXiaoDou No.4 chromosome 6, ASM1680809v1, whole genome shotgun sequence:
- the LOC108341337 gene encoding coniferyl alcohol acyltransferase: MCSENGDFSVSVTNEEVVAAVLPMQEHWLPLSNLDLLLPPLDVGVFFCYKNPIITSTTMEDSATNKISFGTMVESLKKALAQTLISYYVFAGEVILNSMGEPEVLCNNRGVDFLEAQADVELKNLNFYNPDQSIEGKFVPKKKKGGIIAIQATSLKCGGIIVACTFDHRIADAYSTNMFLVSWAAMAHPTTAIPAATSCHPCFRRSLLNPRRLGFIRPSQHHMYTSISDLPPASVTYANALLSRIYYITEEQLCHMQSHAVTRTKLECFSAFLWKMVACVASRNTDSKKITIKMGIVVDGRKRLGNGNKESEVVMMECYFGNVLSIPFGGKLVEELVKEPLGYVVEAVHEFLSIATKEHFLGLIDWVEAQRPIPGVSRIYCNRADEGPAFVVSSGQRFPEKKVDFGWGKAVFASYHFPWGGETGYVMPMPSPLGNGDWVVYMHLAKRHLDIIEIEAAHVFKPLTWDYLNQ, translated from the exons ATGTGTTCTGAAAATGGAGATTTCTCTGTGAGTGTGACGAATGAAGAGGTGGTGGCAGCAGTGTTACCAATGCAGGAACATTGGCTTCCACTCTCTAACCTTGACCTGCTTCTACCTCCATTGGATGTAGGAGTATTCTTTTGCTACAAGAACCCTATTATCACATCCACAACCATGGAAGATAGTGCCACCAACAAAATCAGCTTTGGAACCATGGTGGAGTCTTTGAAGAAGGCCTTGGCTCAAACCCTAATCTCTTATTATGTCTTTGCAGGTGAAGTGATCCTCAACAGCATGGGTGAACCTGAAGTTCTCTGTAACAATCGtggtgttgattttcttgaagcTCAGGCAGATGTTGAACTCAAGAACCTCAACTTTTACAATCCAGACCAATCTATTGAAGGCAAGTTTGttccaaagaagaaaaaaggtgGTATAATTGCTATCCAG GCAACTTCACTGAAGTGTGGAGGAATAATAGTGGCATGCACATTTGACCATCGCATAGCAGATGCATATTCAACAAACATGTTTCTTGTGTCATGGGCTGCCATGGCCCATCCCACCACCGCCATTCCTGCCGCCACTTCTTGTCATCCATGTTTTCGTCGCTCTCTCCTCAACCCTCGTCGTCTAGGTTTCATTCGCCCTTCTCAGCACCACATGTACACCTCCATCTCCGACCTTCCTCCCGCTTCCGTCACGTACGCTAACGCTCTCCTCAGTCGAATATATTACATCACGGAAGAACAACTCTGCCACATGCAGTCCCACGCCGTCACGCGCACTAAGCTGGAATGTTTCTCGGCTTTCTTATGGAAGATGGTTGCATGTGTAGCTTCAAGAAACACAGATAGTAAAAAGATTACTATAAAAATGGGCATTGTTGttgatggaaggaagagactGGGCAATGGTAACAAAGAGAGTGAAGTGGTGATGATGGAGTGTTACTTTGGGAACGTGCTTTCCATACCCTTTGGAGGGAAACTAGTTGAGGAGTTGGTGAAGGAGCCGTTAGGGTATGTGGTGGAGGCTGTTCACGAGTTTTTGTCTATCGCCACAAAGGAGCACTTCTTAGGACTAATTGATTGGGTGGAGGCTCAGAGGCCGATTCCTGGAGTGTCCAGAATTTATTGTAATCGTGCCGACGAGGGACCAGCCTTTGTAGTGTCGTCCGGTCAGAGGTTTCCAGAGAAGAAGGTGGATTTTGGGTGGGGGAAAGCGGTGTTTGCATCGTACCATTTTCCTTGGGGTGGTGAAACTGGTTATGTTATGCCAATGCCAAGTCCTTTGGGGAATGGTGATTGGGTTGTGTACATGCACCTTGCAAAGAGGCACTTAGACATCATAGAGATTGAAGCTGCTCATGTGTTTAAGCCCTTGACTTGGGACTACCTTAACCAATAA
- the LOC128197448 gene encoding protein WUSCHEL-like, whose protein sequence is MMSEIESERYTSQRWRPTENQTQMMTRIYNFGVTHPSRAQVVEITSRLRIFGDASEYNVHCWFNNHGNRVRRWQAEIDPTGTQFSQLPLYMYEYDWVIMRAPRLLNLFPVPIIIDDDRDERQIPPPMLLTFRTRAPSTELSLRPPQPAREFFQF, encoded by the exons ATGATGAGTGAGATAGAAtcagagagatacaccagtcagcggtggcgtcctaccgaaaatcagacccagatgatgaccagaatctacaactttggggtcacacacccaagcagagcgcaagttgtcgagatcacgtctcgactaaggatcttcggagatgccagcgaatacaacgtgcactgctggttcaacaaccacggcaatcgggtcaggcgctggcaagcggagatagaccccactggcactcagttttcacaactgccgctatatatgTATG aatacgactgggtgataatgagggcaccgaggctgctgaatctgtttcccgttccgatcatcattgacgatgATAGAGATGAGagacaaatccctccacccatgcttctcacattccgaaccagagctccctcaacggagctctcccttagaccaccacaaccagctcgagaattcttccagttttag